In Oncorhynchus mykiss isolate Arlee chromosome 1, USDA_OmykA_1.1, whole genome shotgun sequence, the following proteins share a genomic window:
- the LOC118966743 gene encoding uncharacterized protein LOC118966743 isoform X5: MFPFSPGYDHRALSQSLDLPVCVMDDHLTSEAVNEMEQSNSTRSRATSVMETTEEGKLNNVEHLTLMDFLQNLTEKQWRGIREGMFDPLTKQQLAGLCLRIVQFLSDKLMQIIIPGLYELLGIQDAASSPLSQRSLTASLTSLLDDKTNTKSRVRFTEAGVPKRPGSRKSYNSFRIPTPYPSSNCMEQEEEEEQESQLKFKEIYLTKGSLGSGSYLPKGAMRYVLKGKFNNFIFISSITICENYTFPCFVVKKI, from the exons ATGTTTCCATTCTCTCCTGGTTATGACCATAGAGCCTTGTCCCAGTCTCtagacctgcctgtctgtgtgatggATGACCACCTGACCTCTGAAGCTGTCAATGAGATG GAGCAGAGCAATTCTACCAGGAGCAGAGCAACCTCAGTGATGGAAACCACAGAAGAGGGAAAGCTCAACAATGTGGAACATCTGACACTTATGGACTTCCTTCAAAACCTAACTGAGAA GCAATGGAGGGGGATTCGTGAGGGCATGTTTGACCCG CTGACAAAACAACAGCTTGCCGGCTTGTGTCTGAGGATTGTCCAGTTTTTATCGGACAAGCTGATGCAGATCATCATCCCAGGTCTTTACGAACTACTGGGCATCCAAGATGCTGCCTCTTCTCCATTGTCACAGAGATCTCTCACAGCGTCACTCACCAGTCTGTTAGACGATAAGACTAACACCAAGTCCCGCGTGAGATTTACTGAGGCTGGTGTACCTAAGAGGCCAGGCAGTCGAAAGTCTTACAATAGCTTTCGCATCCCGACTCCCTACCCTTCCTCCAACTGTatggagcaggaagaggaagaagaacaggAATCACAACTTAAGTTCAAGGAGATTTACCTGACTAAGGGCAGTCTGGGCAGTGGAAGCTACCTGCCCAAGGGGGCCATGAGGTATGTTCTTAAAGGGAAATTtaacaacttcatattcatctccAGCATCACCATATGTGAAAATTACACATTTCCATGctttgtagtaaaaaaaatatag
- the LOC118966743 gene encoding uncharacterized protein LOC118966743 isoform X1: MFPFSPGYDHRALSQSLDLPVCVMDDHLTSEAVNEMEQSNSTRSRATSVMETTEEGKLNNVEHLTLMDFLQNLTEKQWRGIREGMFDPLTKQQLAGLCLRIVQFLSDKLMQIIIPGLYELLGIQDAASSPLSQRSLTASLTSLLDDKTNTKSRVRFTEAGVPKRPGSRKSYNSFRIPTPYPSSNCMEQEEEEEQESQLKFKEIYLTKGSLGSGSYLPKGAMRTLTSLSDVQKKTTNSETLQVLLGVSEDTLVTCVQDSLQCSLSKLACMSNSPSGSAGSMMLTPAVMAELAKDVKSALSVVVKSASASQISLVTPVRGDSQTKVTDSMVRELAFKLEKVDQESKSLTGQVMTTISDTMVAFVDENEQSLLEDLKDKITFLASHVGFIEDLDALIRKYESSYNISESGSSCTLTSKSIQKLSSREFQTSAIQAVSGVLDKKVSSLSFPSSVIQSELTGAVSGQTLSGIVKTESIHPVGSTASVVVKTFVSDMKSLAESEESPQQKSAWSAAVHIYHSIQNNLKDYFGKLQRFALKSIVTSDDNITNAEFKETVPLPCLDMKYRPSKIEPQLPESTGEVTLQRGLSESSKLLWAKTESEESKLLLTTCTKEVISELLVLYNTEMSKEDPLYTVGEKGSGFSIERDTFVEGVLAQLGDIAHSRASSPIVCEFPCQIEDSRSKATASLTSLLDCIRKLSSEEFKRNATQAVSEFLVKKSTSSLTSAQPAYSVASRSCSIQNQYTWSKDICADSAAFGIIETFAEDLQSLAQPAEVEEREPDLQENSQRLQSRIWSATTSLYNNFQKTLKDFIIHQRRSDMLSRTSSHIPTEDSGHLGTKEHICLASQDLRQASKSVPHLHSLNLEVALNRGVSESSKLLWTETDKALLTNSTKEVISTILTSCEDQASNAPCFSTVGKKISDMSLEVNMLVGGVLSQLKDISLSRSPTPCEDMFERLQGSPERTSPVSVDCSTAASKGIASSHSLSTKSLQKLSSHEFQTKAEKGVSEVLSRSFNIVEEGTTDKYLQSVSTSTTSTDIIQTMVKDQQELTQTTQSSDMVSGTSLLTTGQVSEKRIWSVARNIYYSLQSKITEFLRKDLQRSDTTLGSIQIFTYQSSPASQRASLGHLEVNQSSVTPGGNDACVDIPHKLLPKTTELSGSMLEDIDTIRCRSADGQNTRNTSSSRSSISLTPTSKLRQSKWHFALPGTPIPTEFPAQIDFPIVRNTIIEDFFHTEDLLPVTFVDKVRQAAGVVVDIMVESVENTQEDGQGASHPDDLRSAVRKLRKIISTWTIHIFSHELVDKVIALQDSHSTPQVLTLEAAKSASDSILSRLKWGNEQCAISKELSSQLLQIFAEETVKCFLRQWSDEYENINFDVSVQNDPKTSTCMVILQMITKATAKCYFESATSVATSDIVEGVFDLERDTISSTGEQVLTFNTKGSKNVSKNLCPQESLEYQPQNISPTVYFTETMTKSHGSFSPEGIYDIASSFPLEEKSRKPSLFTRLSRSITKGFLSPFKSSRKTTFI; the protein is encoded by the exons ATGTTTCCATTCTCTCCTGGTTATGACCATAGAGCCTTGTCCCAGTCTCtagacctgcctgtctgtgtgatggATGACCACCTGACCTCTGAAGCTGTCAATGAGATG GAGCAGAGCAATTCTACCAGGAGCAGAGCAACCTCAGTGATGGAAACCACAGAAGAGGGAAAGCTCAACAATGTGGAACATCTGACACTTATGGACTTCCTTCAAAACCTAACTGAGAA GCAATGGAGGGGGATTCGTGAGGGCATGTTTGACCCG CTGACAAAACAACAGCTTGCCGGCTTGTGTCTGAGGATTGTCCAGTTTTTATCGGACAAGCTGATGCAGATCATCATCCCAGGTCTTTACGAACTACTGGGCATCCAAGATGCTGCCTCTTCTCCATTGTCACAGAGATCTCTCACAGCGTCACTCACCAGTCTGTTAGACGATAAGACTAACACCAAGTCCCGCGTGAGATTTACTGAGGCTGGTGTACCTAAGAGGCCAGGCAGTCGAAAGTCTTACAATAGCTTTCGCATCCCGACTCCCTACCCTTCCTCCAACTGTatggagcaggaagaggaagaagaacaggAATCACAACTTAAGTTCAAGGAGATTTACCTGACTAAGGGCAGTCTGGGCAGTGGAAGCTACCTGCCCAAGGGGGCCATGAG gactctaacctctctgtctgatgTGCAGAAGAAAACAACCAACTCTGAGACGCTACAAGTCCTCTTAGGTGTCTCAGAGGACACCCTTGTCACCTGTGTGCAGGACAGCCTGCAATGTTCTCTCTCCAAACTTGCATGCATGTCCAATTCTCCATCTGGAAGTGCAGGCTCTATGATGCTAACCCCTGCTGTAATGGCAGAGTTGGCTAAAGATGTCAAGTCGGCCTTATCAGTGGTCGTTAAGAGTGCCTCCGCAAGTCAAATCTCTCTAGTGACACCGGTAAGGGGAGACTCACAGACCAAGGTGACTGACAGCATGGTGAGAGAGCTGGCTTTTAAACTTGAAAAAGTTGACCAAGAGAGCAAGAGTCTAACAGGGCAAGTCATGACCACCATCTCTGACACAATGGTGGCTTTTGTTGACGAGAACGAACAGAGTTTGCTGGAAGATCTGAAGGACAAGATCACGTTTTTGGCATCGCATGTTGGCTTCATTGAGGATCTTGATGCCCTGATTAGGAAATACGAGAGCAGCTACAATATTAGTGAATCTGGTTCCTCCTGCACGCTCACATCTAAGAGCATCCAAAAACTCTCTAGCCGGGAGTTTCAAACATCAGCAATACAAGCAGTGAGTGGAGTTCTTGACAAAAAAGTCAGTAGTTTGAGCTTTCCTAGTTCAGTCATTCAGTCTGAGTTAACAGGTGCTGTATCAGGTCAAACATTGTCTGGCATTGTAAAGACAGAGTCAATTCACCCAGTGGGCTCAACAGCGTCAGTAGTTGTTAAGACTTTCGTGTCAGATATGAAGTCCTTGGCTGAATCTGAAGAGAGTCCCCAACAGAAGAGTGCCTGGTCTGCTGCTGTTCACATTTACCACAGCATCCAAAACAACTTGAAAGATTATTTCGGCAAGCTTCAGAGATTTGCCCTAAAgagcattgtcacatctgatgACAACATCACAAATGCTGAGTTTAAGGAGACAGTTCCACTTCCTTGCTTAGACATGAAATATAGGCCCAGTAAGATTGAGCCTCAGTTGCCAGAGTCCACTGGTGAAGTTACTTTACAAAGAGGCCTAAGTGAGAGCTCAAAACTTCTTTGGGCAAAAACTGAGTCAGAAGAAAGCAAGCTCCTTCTGACAACTTGCACCAAAGAAGTCATCTCAGAGCTTCTGGTCTTGTACAACACTGAAATGTCAAAGGAGGACCCCCTGTACACTGTTGGAGAAAAAGGATCAGGCTTCTCTATTGAGAGAGATACATTTGTAGAGGGTGTTCTGGCTCAGCTTGGGGATATTGCCCATTCCAGGGCCTCATCACCAATAGTATGTGAGTTCCCCTGTCAAATTGAGGACAGCAGAAGTAAGGCCACAGCTTCTTTGACCAGTCTGTTAGATTGTATTAGAAAACTCTCAAGTGAGGAATTTAAGAGAAATGCCACTCAAGCAGTGAGTGAGTTCCTAGTTAAAAAGTCCACCAGTAGCTTAACTAGTGCACAGCCTGCTTATTCTGTAGCATCCAGGTCTTGTTCCATTCAAAACCAGTACACATGGTCAAAGGATATTTGTGCGGATTCTGCTGCCTTTGGCATCATTGAAACATTTGCGGAAGACCTGCAGAGCTTGGCGCAACCTGcagaagtagaggagagagaacctgaccTCCAGGAAAATTCACAAAGGTTACAGAGCAGGATCTGGTCTGCTACCACTAGTTTATATAACAATTTTCAGAAGACATTAAAGGACTTCATCATTCATCAGCGGAGGTCAGACATGCTGAGCAGAACGTCTAGTCATATACCCACAGAGGACTCTGGACATCTTGGGACTAAGGAGCACATTTGTTTGGCAAGCCAGGACTTGAGGCAAGCTAGTAAGAGTGTGCCTCACTTGCACAGTTTGAACCTTGAAGTGGCTCTAAACAGGGGTGTCAGCGAGAGTTCAAAACTTCTCTGGACTGAAACAGACAAGGCTCTACTGACCAATAGTACCAAAGAGGTCATTTCAACAATCTTGACCTCATGCGAGGATCAGGCATCAAATGCACCTTGCTTCTCCACAGTAGGAAAGAAAATATCTGATATGTCCCTTGAGGTCAACATGTTGgtaggtggtgttctgtctcaGCTGAAGGACATCTCCTTGTCAAGGTCCCCAACACCATGTGAAGACATGTTTGAACGTCTCCAAGGTTCTCCTGAGCGAACCTCTCCAGTAAGTGTAGATTGTAGCACGGCTGCCTCCAAAGGCATTGCATCTTCCCACAGTCTTTCAACAAAGAGCCTCCAAAAACTCTCTAGTCATGAGTTCCAAACTAAAGCtgagaaaggagtgagtgaggTCCTCTCTAGATCATTTAACATTGTGGAGGAAGGTACAACAGATAAGTACCTCCAGTCTGTATCTACATCCACCacatctactgatattatacaaaccATGGTGAAAGACCAGCAGGAGCTCACCCAGACCACCCAATCATCTGACATGGTATCTGGAACCTCCCTGCTCACCACTGGACAGGTTTCTGAGAAAAGAATCTGGTCTGTTGCTCGTAACatctactacagtctgcaaagtaAGATTACGGAGTTTCTCAGAAAAGATCTTCAAAGATCAGACACAACACTTGGTTCAATCCAAATCTTTACATATCAAAGCAGTCCTGCATCACAAAGAGCAAGTCTCGGCCATCTTGAGGTCAACCAGAGCAGTGTTACACCTGGTGGAAACGATGCCTGTGTGGACATTCCGCACAAATTACTACCTAAAACCACTGAGCTCTCAGGATCCATGCTGGAGGATATTGACACGATCCGTTGTAGGAGTGCTGACGGCCAAAATACAAGAAATACCTCTTCTTCACGCTCTTCTATCTCTCTAACACCTACTTCAAAATTAAGGCAGTCGAAATGGCACTTTGCTTTACCCGGGACTCCCATCCCCACTGAGTTTCCTGCTCAGattgactttcccattgttagaaacacaatcattgagGACTTCTTTCACACAGAGGACTTACTTCCTGTAACCTTTGTGGACAAAGTCAGGCAAGCTGCTGGGGTGGTAGTGGACATTATGGTGGAAAGTGTTGAGAACACACAGGAAGATGGACAGGGTGCTTCTCATCCTGACGACCTCCGATCTGCTGttaggaaattgagaaaaatcaTTTCCACTTGGACCATCCACATTTTCAGTCATGAATTGGTGGATAAAGTGATAGCCCTTCAGGACAGCCACAGCACTCCACAGGTCTTAACATTGGAAGCAGCCAAAAGTGCTTCAGACTCCATTCTTTCAAGGCTGAAATGGGGAAATGAACAATGTGCCATATCCAAGGAGCTCTCCTCTCAGCTTCTCCAGATATTTGCTGAAGAGACAGTGAAGTGCTTCCTgagacagtggtcagatgagtatGAAAACATAAACTTTGATGTTTCAGTCCAGAACGATCCAAAGACTTCTACTTGCATGGTCATTCTTCAAATGATCACCAAAGCCACTGCTAAATGTTATTTTGAGTCCGCTACCAGCGTGGCCACCAGTGACATTGTAGAAGGCGTGTTTGATTTGGAAAGGGATACCATCAGCAGTACTGGAGAGCAGGTCCTCACCTTCAATACAAAG GGTTCCAAGAATGTTAGTAAGAACCTCTGTCCTCAAGAGTCTCTGgagtaccagcctcagaacatttccCCTACTGTGTACTTTACAG AGACGATGACAAAATCTCATGGCTCCTTTTCTCCAGAGGGAATTTATGATATCGCATCGTCCTTCCCACTTGAAGAGAAGAGTCGCAAACCCTCCCTTTTCACCAGATTGTCTAGATCCATCACGAAAGGCTTTCTCAGCCCATTCAAATCTTCAAGGAAAACCACATTTATTTAA
- the LOC118966743 gene encoding uncharacterized protein LOC118966743 isoform X2, which yields MDDHLTSEAVNEMEQSNSTRSRATSVMETTEEGKLNNVEHLTLMDFLQNLTEKQWRGIREGMFDPLTKQQLAGLCLRIVQFLSDKLMQIIIPGLYELLGIQDAASSPLSQRSLTASLTSLLDDKTNTKSRVRFTEAGVPKRPGSRKSYNSFRIPTPYPSSNCMEQEEEEEQESQLKFKEIYLTKGSLGSGSYLPKGAMRTLTSLSDVQKKTTNSETLQVLLGVSEDTLVTCVQDSLQCSLSKLACMSNSPSGSAGSMMLTPAVMAELAKDVKSALSVVVKSASASQISLVTPVRGDSQTKVTDSMVRELAFKLEKVDQESKSLTGQVMTTISDTMVAFVDENEQSLLEDLKDKITFLASHVGFIEDLDALIRKYESSYNISESGSSCTLTSKSIQKLSSREFQTSAIQAVSGVLDKKVSSLSFPSSVIQSELTGAVSGQTLSGIVKTESIHPVGSTASVVVKTFVSDMKSLAESEESPQQKSAWSAAVHIYHSIQNNLKDYFGKLQRFALKSIVTSDDNITNAEFKETVPLPCLDMKYRPSKIEPQLPESTGEVTLQRGLSESSKLLWAKTESEESKLLLTTCTKEVISELLVLYNTEMSKEDPLYTVGEKGSGFSIERDTFVEGVLAQLGDIAHSRASSPIVCEFPCQIEDSRSKATASLTSLLDCIRKLSSEEFKRNATQAVSEFLVKKSTSSLTSAQPAYSVASRSCSIQNQYTWSKDICADSAAFGIIETFAEDLQSLAQPAEVEEREPDLQENSQRLQSRIWSATTSLYNNFQKTLKDFIIHQRRSDMLSRTSSHIPTEDSGHLGTKEHICLASQDLRQASKSVPHLHSLNLEVALNRGVSESSKLLWTETDKALLTNSTKEVISTILTSCEDQASNAPCFSTVGKKISDMSLEVNMLVGGVLSQLKDISLSRSPTPCEDMFERLQGSPERTSPVSVDCSTAASKGIASSHSLSTKSLQKLSSHEFQTKAEKGVSEVLSRSFNIVEEGTTDKYLQSVSTSTTSTDIIQTMVKDQQELTQTTQSSDMVSGTSLLTTGQVSEKRIWSVARNIYYSLQSKITEFLRKDLQRSDTTLGSIQIFTYQSSPASQRASLGHLEVNQSSVTPGGNDACVDIPHKLLPKTTELSGSMLEDIDTIRCRSADGQNTRNTSSSRSSISLTPTSKLRQSKWHFALPGTPIPTEFPAQIDFPIVRNTIIEDFFHTEDLLPVTFVDKVRQAAGVVVDIMVESVENTQEDGQGASHPDDLRSAVRKLRKIISTWTIHIFSHELVDKVIALQDSHSTPQVLTLEAAKSASDSILSRLKWGNEQCAISKELSSQLLQIFAEETVKCFLRQWSDEYENINFDVSVQNDPKTSTCMVILQMITKATAKCYFESATSVATSDIVEGVFDLERDTISSTGEQVLTFNTKGSKNVSKNLCPQESLEYQPQNISPTVYFTETMTKSHGSFSPEGIYDIASSFPLEEKSRKPSLFTRLSRSITKGFLSPFKSSRKTTFI from the exons atggATGACCACCTGACCTCTGAAGCTGTCAATGAGATG GAGCAGAGCAATTCTACCAGGAGCAGAGCAACCTCAGTGATGGAAACCACAGAAGAGGGAAAGCTCAACAATGTGGAACATCTGACACTTATGGACTTCCTTCAAAACCTAACTGAGAA GCAATGGAGGGGGATTCGTGAGGGCATGTTTGACCCG CTGACAAAACAACAGCTTGCCGGCTTGTGTCTGAGGATTGTCCAGTTTTTATCGGACAAGCTGATGCAGATCATCATCCCAGGTCTTTACGAACTACTGGGCATCCAAGATGCTGCCTCTTCTCCATTGTCACAGAGATCTCTCACAGCGTCACTCACCAGTCTGTTAGACGATAAGACTAACACCAAGTCCCGCGTGAGATTTACTGAGGCTGGTGTACCTAAGAGGCCAGGCAGTCGAAAGTCTTACAATAGCTTTCGCATCCCGACTCCCTACCCTTCCTCCAACTGTatggagcaggaagaggaagaagaacaggAATCACAACTTAAGTTCAAGGAGATTTACCTGACTAAGGGCAGTCTGGGCAGTGGAAGCTACCTGCCCAAGGGGGCCATGAG gactctaacctctctgtctgatgTGCAGAAGAAAACAACCAACTCTGAGACGCTACAAGTCCTCTTAGGTGTCTCAGAGGACACCCTTGTCACCTGTGTGCAGGACAGCCTGCAATGTTCTCTCTCCAAACTTGCATGCATGTCCAATTCTCCATCTGGAAGTGCAGGCTCTATGATGCTAACCCCTGCTGTAATGGCAGAGTTGGCTAAAGATGTCAAGTCGGCCTTATCAGTGGTCGTTAAGAGTGCCTCCGCAAGTCAAATCTCTCTAGTGACACCGGTAAGGGGAGACTCACAGACCAAGGTGACTGACAGCATGGTGAGAGAGCTGGCTTTTAAACTTGAAAAAGTTGACCAAGAGAGCAAGAGTCTAACAGGGCAAGTCATGACCACCATCTCTGACACAATGGTGGCTTTTGTTGACGAGAACGAACAGAGTTTGCTGGAAGATCTGAAGGACAAGATCACGTTTTTGGCATCGCATGTTGGCTTCATTGAGGATCTTGATGCCCTGATTAGGAAATACGAGAGCAGCTACAATATTAGTGAATCTGGTTCCTCCTGCACGCTCACATCTAAGAGCATCCAAAAACTCTCTAGCCGGGAGTTTCAAACATCAGCAATACAAGCAGTGAGTGGAGTTCTTGACAAAAAAGTCAGTAGTTTGAGCTTTCCTAGTTCAGTCATTCAGTCTGAGTTAACAGGTGCTGTATCAGGTCAAACATTGTCTGGCATTGTAAAGACAGAGTCAATTCACCCAGTGGGCTCAACAGCGTCAGTAGTTGTTAAGACTTTCGTGTCAGATATGAAGTCCTTGGCTGAATCTGAAGAGAGTCCCCAACAGAAGAGTGCCTGGTCTGCTGCTGTTCACATTTACCACAGCATCCAAAACAACTTGAAAGATTATTTCGGCAAGCTTCAGAGATTTGCCCTAAAgagcattgtcacatctgatgACAACATCACAAATGCTGAGTTTAAGGAGACAGTTCCACTTCCTTGCTTAGACATGAAATATAGGCCCAGTAAGATTGAGCCTCAGTTGCCAGAGTCCACTGGTGAAGTTACTTTACAAAGAGGCCTAAGTGAGAGCTCAAAACTTCTTTGGGCAAAAACTGAGTCAGAAGAAAGCAAGCTCCTTCTGACAACTTGCACCAAAGAAGTCATCTCAGAGCTTCTGGTCTTGTACAACACTGAAATGTCAAAGGAGGACCCCCTGTACACTGTTGGAGAAAAAGGATCAGGCTTCTCTATTGAGAGAGATACATTTGTAGAGGGTGTTCTGGCTCAGCTTGGGGATATTGCCCATTCCAGGGCCTCATCACCAATAGTATGTGAGTTCCCCTGTCAAATTGAGGACAGCAGAAGTAAGGCCACAGCTTCTTTGACCAGTCTGTTAGATTGTATTAGAAAACTCTCAAGTGAGGAATTTAAGAGAAATGCCACTCAAGCAGTGAGTGAGTTCCTAGTTAAAAAGTCCACCAGTAGCTTAACTAGTGCACAGCCTGCTTATTCTGTAGCATCCAGGTCTTGTTCCATTCAAAACCAGTACACATGGTCAAAGGATATTTGTGCGGATTCTGCTGCCTTTGGCATCATTGAAACATTTGCGGAAGACCTGCAGAGCTTGGCGCAACCTGcagaagtagaggagagagaacctgaccTCCAGGAAAATTCACAAAGGTTACAGAGCAGGATCTGGTCTGCTACCACTAGTTTATATAACAATTTTCAGAAGACATTAAAGGACTTCATCATTCATCAGCGGAGGTCAGACATGCTGAGCAGAACGTCTAGTCATATACCCACAGAGGACTCTGGACATCTTGGGACTAAGGAGCACATTTGTTTGGCAAGCCAGGACTTGAGGCAAGCTAGTAAGAGTGTGCCTCACTTGCACAGTTTGAACCTTGAAGTGGCTCTAAACAGGGGTGTCAGCGAGAGTTCAAAACTTCTCTGGACTGAAACAGACAAGGCTCTACTGACCAATAGTACCAAAGAGGTCATTTCAACAATCTTGACCTCATGCGAGGATCAGGCATCAAATGCACCTTGCTTCTCCACAGTAGGAAAGAAAATATCTGATATGTCCCTTGAGGTCAACATGTTGgtaggtggtgttctgtctcaGCTGAAGGACATCTCCTTGTCAAGGTCCCCAACACCATGTGAAGACATGTTTGAACGTCTCCAAGGTTCTCCTGAGCGAACCTCTCCAGTAAGTGTAGATTGTAGCACGGCTGCCTCCAAAGGCATTGCATCTTCCCACAGTCTTTCAACAAAGAGCCTCCAAAAACTCTCTAGTCATGAGTTCCAAACTAAAGCtgagaaaggagtgagtgaggTCCTCTCTAGATCATTTAACATTGTGGAGGAAGGTACAACAGATAAGTACCTCCAGTCTGTATCTACATCCACCacatctactgatattatacaaaccATGGTGAAAGACCAGCAGGAGCTCACCCAGACCACCCAATCATCTGACATGGTATCTGGAACCTCCCTGCTCACCACTGGACAGGTTTCTGAGAAAAGAATCTGGTCTGTTGCTCGTAACatctactacagtctgcaaagtaAGATTACGGAGTTTCTCAGAAAAGATCTTCAAAGATCAGACACAACACTTGGTTCAATCCAAATCTTTACATATCAAAGCAGTCCTGCATCACAAAGAGCAAGTCTCGGCCATCTTGAGGTCAACCAGAGCAGTGTTACACCTGGTGGAAACGATGCCTGTGTGGACATTCCGCACAAATTACTACCTAAAACCACTGAGCTCTCAGGATCCATGCTGGAGGATATTGACACGATCCGTTGTAGGAGTGCTGACGGCCAAAATACAAGAAATACCTCTTCTTCACGCTCTTCTATCTCTCTAACACCTACTTCAAAATTAAGGCAGTCGAAATGGCACTTTGCTTTACCCGGGACTCCCATCCCCACTGAGTTTCCTGCTCAGattgactttcccattgttagaaacacaatcattgagGACTTCTTTCACACAGAGGACTTACTTCCTGTAACCTTTGTGGACAAAGTCAGGCAAGCTGCTGGGGTGGTAGTGGACATTATGGTGGAAAGTGTTGAGAACACACAGGAAGATGGACAGGGTGCTTCTCATCCTGACGACCTCCGATCTGCTGttaggaaattgagaaaaatcaTTTCCACTTGGACCATCCACATTTTCAGTCATGAATTGGTGGATAAAGTGATAGCCCTTCAGGACAGCCACAGCACTCCACAGGTCTTAACATTGGAAGCAGCCAAAAGTGCTTCAGACTCCATTCTTTCAAGGCTGAAATGGGGAAATGAACAATGTGCCATATCCAAGGAGCTCTCCTCTCAGCTTCTCCAGATATTTGCTGAAGAGACAGTGAAGTGCTTCCTgagacagtggtcagatgagtatGAAAACATAAACTTTGATGTTTCAGTCCAGAACGATCCAAAGACTTCTACTTGCATGGTCATTCTTCAAATGATCACCAAAGCCACTGCTAAATGTTATTTTGAGTCCGCTACCAGCGTGGCCACCAGTGACATTGTAGAAGGCGTGTTTGATTTGGAAAGGGATACCATCAGCAGTACTGGAGAGCAGGTCCTCACCTTCAATACAAAG GGTTCCAAGAATGTTAGTAAGAACCTCTGTCCTCAAGAGTCTCTGgagtaccagcctcagaacatttccCCTACTGTGTACTTTACAG AGACGATGACAAAATCTCATGGCTCCTTTTCTCCAGAGGGAATTTATGATATCGCATCGTCCTTCCCACTTGAAGAGAAGAGTCGCAAACCCTCCCTTTTCACCAGATTGTCTAGATCCATCACGAAAGGCTTTCTCAGCCCATTCAAATCTTCAAGGAAAACCACATTTATTTAA